The Populus alba chromosome 6, ASM523922v2, whole genome shotgun sequence genome contains a region encoding:
- the LOC118053092 gene encoding ABC transporter C family member 8 isoform X2 gives MVPWCSNLSTLFHHHDSATSISLKLPSNREGEKKEGAGTESKLGQAGVISRLIISWINPVLKLGYSKPLVLEDIPTLLPEDESQVAYKRFSYIWGSLSRDFNSSNAKNLLLRTLAITQWRENLFVGVCALVRTIAVVVLPLILYAFVQYIKNESKIASKGLVLVGCLAVIKFMESLSQRHCYFNARRSGLRMRSAIMVAIYQKQLILSSLGRKRHSTGEIMNYIAFDAYRMGDTLWWFHRAWSLVLQLFLSIGIIFKVVGLAALPGLVPILVVIILDIPFAKLHKKHQSQFMVAQEERLRATMETLNNMKTIKLQSWEDKFKSTIDLLRGTEYRYLAKMQAKRPYTTVLYWMSPTIVSAVVFIGCVLIRGTPLNAATIFTVLATLRGMSEPMRWIPESLSLLIQAKVSVDRLNTFLLEDELNVEEMQVSSKSLDKSSNKCVEIQGGNFSWEPESAVLVLKDINLEVKRGQKIAICGPVGSGKTSLLYAILREIPKISGSVNVFGSIAYVSQAPWIRSGTIRDNILCGEPMDRTRYDMVTKACALDKDISSFNHGDLTEIGQRGNNLSGGQKQRIQLARAVYIDADIYILDDSLSAVDVHTAAVLSKKCISATLKDKTVIFVTHHLEFLTDADKILVMEGGQIMQAGSFEELLSAGTTFEQLVNAHKNAVSELVSPEHGNKTETPNSNVDQFEESDECFPSKENNDREILAGDQLTKKEEREILTGDQLTKVEEREISKFGFKPLLDYLRVSKGSLLFGLVILSRIAFSLFQAGASYWLALAIRNPKVSNGILVGVYTGISISSFPFVFLRSFLTVLLGLKASKAFFSGINKSLFEAPMHFFDTTPVGRIYTRVSSDMSALDLDVPLSLGHLVSTTADLLVTIAVMASVTWPVLIVSIPAVMAAIYVQEYYVSTGRELIRINGTTKAPIMNCAAETSLGVITIRAFNIKDIFFKNYLKLIDTDASLSFHSNAAVEWLILRVETLQNLIVLTAALLIVLLPSKNLPGFVGLCLSYALSLNSSQVLMTRCYCDLSNYIVSVERIKQFMCIAPEPPEIVEGMRPPSSWPAYGRIELHDLKIRYRPNAPLVLKGISCTIIEGTRVGVVGRTGSGKTTLISALFRLVEPESGRILIDGLDICNMGLKDLRTKLSIIPQEPTLFKGSVRSNLDPLGQYPDNEIWERNASLKIQSEVFLTFWIHQLVMRGRIGVLGSVNFSVSGEFCLEGTELWC, from the exons ATGGTGCCATGGTGTTCAAACTTGTCAACTCTATTCCATCACCATGATTCTGCAACCTCTATTTCTCTTAAGCTTCCATCAAatagagaaggagagaaaaaagagggtGCAGGTACTGAATCAAAACTAGGCCAAGCAGGTGTCATCAGTCGTTTAATAATTTCTTGGATCAACCCAGTATTGAAGTTAGGTTATTCAAAACCACTGGTTCTTGAAGATATCCCCACACTCCTGCCTGAGGATGAATCCCAGGTAGCATATAAGAGATTCTCATACATATGGGGTTCTCTCAGTAGAGACTTCAACTCTAGTAATGCCAAAAACTTGCTTCTCCGAACCTTAGCTATAACTCAATGGAGAGAAAACTTATTTGTAGGTGTTTGTGCCTTGGTTAGGACAATTGCTGTCGTGGTATTGCCCTTAATTCTCTATGCCTTTGTGcaatacataaaaaatgagAGCAAAATCGCATCTAAAGGTTTGGTTCTTGTGGGATGCTTAGCAGTGATCAAGTTTATGGAGTCTTTATCCCAAAGGCACTGTTACTTCAACGCAAGGAGGTCTGGTTTGAGAATGAGATCAGCCATTATGGTAGCAATCTACCAAAAGCAGCTGATACTATCTAGTTTAGGAAGGAAAAGGCACTCAACAGGTGAGATTATGAACTACATCGCATTTGATGCTTATCGGATGGGGGATACGTTGTGGTGGTTCCACAGGGCATGGAGTCTTGTTTTGCAGCTGTTTCTTTCAATTGGCATTATTTTCAAGGTTGTTGGTCTTGCTGCGCTACCTGGTCTAGTTCCCATCCTAGTTGTCATCATTCTTGACATTCCCTTTGCTAAACTACATAAGAAGCATCAGTCCCAGTTCATGGTTGCACAAGAGGAACGACTGAGGGCCACCATGGAAACTTTGAACAACATGAAAACCATCAAGTTGCAATCATGGGAAGATAAATTCAAAAGCACGATTGATTTGCTGAGAGGCACAGAATACAGATACTTGGCTAAAATGCAAGCTAAAAGGCCCTACACCACAGTTCTGTATTGGATGTCACCAACTATTGTCTCTGCAGTTGTCTTCATTGGATGTGTACTAATAAGAGGCACCCCATTGAACGCTGCGACAATATTCACAGTATTAGCAACTTTACGAGGTATGTCAGAGCCTATGAGGTGGATCCCCGAGTCACTTTCCTTACTAATTCAAGCCAAGGTTTCAGTAGATCGCCTCAACACATTTTTGCTTGAAGATGAGCTCAACGTGGAGGAAATGCAAGTTTCATCAAAGAGTTTAGACAAGAGCTCAAACAAATGTGTTGAAATACAAGGAGGTAACTTTAGCTGGGAGCCAGAATCTGCTGTTCTAGTACTAAAAGATATCAACTTGGAGGTTAAAAGGGGGCAGAAAATTGCAATTTGTGGTCCAGTTGGTTCTGGTAAAACATCACTCCTATACGCTATTCTCAGAGAAATACCAAAGATATCCGGATCA GTAAATGTGTTTGGATCCATTGCTTATGTTTCACAAGCACCTTGGATTCGGAGTGGAACCATTCGTGACAACATACTATGTGGAGAGCCAATGGATAGAACTAGATATGACATGGTTACAAAAGCATGTGCTTTAGATAAGGATATTAGCAGTTTCAACCATGGTGATCTCACGGAGATCGGTCAAAGAGGGAATAATTTGAGTGGTGGACAGAAGCAAAGAATTCAACTTGCCAGGGCAGTTTACATAGATGCTGATATCTATATTCTCGATGACTCTTTAAGTGCAGTGGATGTCCATACAGCTGCAGTCCTTTCCAAA AAATGTATATCGGCTACTCTCAAAGACAAAACTGTCATTTTCGTGACGCATCACCTTGAGTTCCTCACAGATGCTGACAAGATTCTG GTTATGGAAGGTGGACAGATAATGCAGGCAGGAAGTTTTGAGGAATTGCTGTCTGCTGGGACAACATTTGAACAGCTTGTGAATGCACATAAGAATGCAGTCTCTGAATTGGTCTCTCCAGAACATGGAAACAAAACTGAAACTCCAAACTCTAATGTAGATCAGTTTGAGGAGTCCGACGAGTGTTTCCCCTCTAAAGAAAACAATGATAGGGAGATTTTGGCAGGTGACcagttaacaaaaaaagaagagagggagATTTTGACAGGTGACCAGCTGACAAAAGTAGAGGAGAGGGAGATCAGCAAATTTGGGTTTAAACCACTTTTAGACTATCTTCGTGTATCCAAGGGCTCCCTTCTGTTCGGCTTAGTCATACTGTCCCGGATTGCCTTCTCCCTTTTTCAGGCTGGTGCAAGTTATTGGCTGGCACTAGCAATTCGAAATCCTAAAGTTTCCAATGGAATCTTAGTTGGAGTTTACACAGGAATTTCAATATCCAGTTTTCCTTTCGTATTTTTAAGGTCTTTTTTAACCGTCCTATTAGGATTGAAAGCTTCAAAAGCGTTCTTCTCAGGTATCAATAAGTCATTGTTCGAAGCTCCCATGCATTTCTTTGACACAACTCCGGTTGGAAGGATATATACTCGG GTTTCATCTGACATGAGCGCATTGGATCTTGATGTTCCTTTGAGCCTTGGCCACTTGGTCTCCACCACAGCTGACCTACTTGTGACAATAGCTGTAATGGCCTCTGTCACTTGGCCAGTACTTATTGTATCCATTCCAGCTGTTATGGCTGCAATATATGTTCAG GAATATTATGTATCGACAGGAAGGGAATTAATCAGAATTAACGGAACGACTAAAGCACCTATTATGAACTGTGCAGCCGAGACATCTCTTGGGGTGATCACCATTAGAGCTTTTAACATTAAGGAtatctttttcaaaaactatCTGAAGCTCATTGACACAGATGCAAGTCTTTCTTTTCATTCTAATGCTGCCGTGGAGTGGTTGATTTTACGTGTAGAGACACTGCAGAATCTGATTGTACTAACCGCTGCACTTCTAATTGTTCTGCTTCCTAGCAAAAACTTACCAG GGTTTGTGGGACTGTGTCTTTCTTATGCCCTATCTCTGAATAGTAGCCAAGTGCTCATGACTCGCTGCTATTGCGACTTGTCAAACTATATTGTATCTGTTGAAAGGATCAAGCAATTCATGTGCATAGCACCAGAACCTCCTGAAATTGTTGAAGGAATGAGACCGCCTTCTTCGTGGCCCGCTTATGGAAGAATAGAGTTGCATGATCTGAAG ATACGATATCGGCCAAATGCTCCTCTAGTTCTCAAGGGAATCTCCTGCACAATCATAGAAGGGACTAGAGTCGGAGTTGTTGGAAGAACCGGAAGTGGCAAGACTACATTAATCAGTGCTTTGTTTAGATTAGTAGAGCCAGAGAGTGGGAGAATTCTCATAGATGGACTTGATATCTGCAATATGGGGTTGAAGGATTTAAGAACAAAGCTTAGTATCATTCCTCAAGAGCCAACTCTTTTCAAGGGCAGTGTCAGGTCTAACTTGGATCCGCTAGGACAGTACCCTGATAATGAAATATGGGAG AGAAATGCCAGCTTAAAGATACAATCAGAAGTCTTCCTAACCTTTTGGATTCACCAG TTAGTGATGAGGGGGAGAATTGGAGTATTGGGCAGCGTCAACTTCTCTGTCTCGGGAGAGTTCTGCTTAGAAGGAACAGAATTATGGTGTTAG
- the LOC118053092 gene encoding ABC transporter C family member 8 isoform X1, which translates to MVPWCSNLSTLFHHHDSATSISLKLPSNREGEKKEGAGTESKLGQAGVISRLIISWINPVLKLGYSKPLVLEDIPTLLPEDESQVAYKRFSYIWGSLSRDFNSSNAKNLLLRTLAITQWRENLFVGVCALVRTIAVVVLPLILYAFVQYIKNESKIASKGLVLVGCLAVIKFMESLSQRHCYFNARRSGLRMRSAIMVAIYQKQLILSSLGRKRHSTGEIMNYIAFDAYRMGDTLWWFHRAWSLVLQLFLSIGIIFKVVGLAALPGLVPILVVIILDIPFAKLHKKHQSQFMVAQEERLRATMETLNNMKTIKLQSWEDKFKSTIDLLRGTEYRYLAKMQAKRPYTTVLYWMSPTIVSAVVFIGCVLIRGTPLNAATIFTVLATLRGMSEPMRWIPESLSLLIQAKVSVDRLNTFLLEDELNVEEMQVSSKSLDKSSNKCVEIQGGNFSWEPESAVLVLKDINLEVKRGQKIAICGPVGSGKTSLLYAILREIPKISGSVNVFGSIAYVSQAPWIRSGTIRDNILCGEPMDRTRYDMVTKACALDKDISSFNHGDLTEIGQRGNNLSGGQKQRIQLARAVYIDADIYILDDSLSAVDVHTAAVLSKKCISATLKDKTVIFVTHHLEFLTDADKILVMEGGQIMQAGSFEELLSAGTTFEQLVNAHKNAVSELVSPEHGNKTETPNSNVDQFEESDECFPSKENNDREILAGDQLTKKEEREILTGDQLTKVEEREISKFGFKPLLDYLRVSKGSLLFGLVILSRIAFSLFQAGASYWLALAIRNPKVSNGILVGVYTGISISSFPFVFLRSFLTVLLGLKASKAFFSGINKSLFEAPMHFFDTTPVGRIYTRVSSDMSALDLDVPLSLGHLVSTTADLLVTIAVMASVTWPVLIVSIPAVMAAIYVQEYYVSTGRELIRINGTTKAPIMNCAAETSLGVITIRAFNIKDIFFKNYLKLIDTDASLSFHSNAAVEWLILRVETLQNLIVLTAALLIVLLPSKNLPGFVGLCLSYALSLNSSQVLMTRCYCDLSNYIVSVERIKQFMCIAPEPPEIVEGMRPPSSWPAYGRIELHDLKIRYRPNAPLVLKGISCTIIEGTRVGVVGRTGSGKTTLISALFRLVEPESGRILIDGLDICNMGLKDLRTKLSIIPQEPTLFKGSVRSNLDPLGQYPDNEIWETIEKCQLKDTIRSLPNLLDSPVSDEGENWSIGQRQLLCLGRVLLRRNRIMVLDEATASIDAATDVILEGIIRQEFSGCTVITIAHRVPTVIDSNMVMVLSDGEIVEFDVPSKLMETNSSFSKLVAEYWSICNRNSLQSSRSLQRNSQTI; encoded by the exons ATGGTGCCATGGTGTTCAAACTTGTCAACTCTATTCCATCACCATGATTCTGCAACCTCTATTTCTCTTAAGCTTCCATCAAatagagaaggagagaaaaaagagggtGCAGGTACTGAATCAAAACTAGGCCAAGCAGGTGTCATCAGTCGTTTAATAATTTCTTGGATCAACCCAGTATTGAAGTTAGGTTATTCAAAACCACTGGTTCTTGAAGATATCCCCACACTCCTGCCTGAGGATGAATCCCAGGTAGCATATAAGAGATTCTCATACATATGGGGTTCTCTCAGTAGAGACTTCAACTCTAGTAATGCCAAAAACTTGCTTCTCCGAACCTTAGCTATAACTCAATGGAGAGAAAACTTATTTGTAGGTGTTTGTGCCTTGGTTAGGACAATTGCTGTCGTGGTATTGCCCTTAATTCTCTATGCCTTTGTGcaatacataaaaaatgagAGCAAAATCGCATCTAAAGGTTTGGTTCTTGTGGGATGCTTAGCAGTGATCAAGTTTATGGAGTCTTTATCCCAAAGGCACTGTTACTTCAACGCAAGGAGGTCTGGTTTGAGAATGAGATCAGCCATTATGGTAGCAATCTACCAAAAGCAGCTGATACTATCTAGTTTAGGAAGGAAAAGGCACTCAACAGGTGAGATTATGAACTACATCGCATTTGATGCTTATCGGATGGGGGATACGTTGTGGTGGTTCCACAGGGCATGGAGTCTTGTTTTGCAGCTGTTTCTTTCAATTGGCATTATTTTCAAGGTTGTTGGTCTTGCTGCGCTACCTGGTCTAGTTCCCATCCTAGTTGTCATCATTCTTGACATTCCCTTTGCTAAACTACATAAGAAGCATCAGTCCCAGTTCATGGTTGCACAAGAGGAACGACTGAGGGCCACCATGGAAACTTTGAACAACATGAAAACCATCAAGTTGCAATCATGGGAAGATAAATTCAAAAGCACGATTGATTTGCTGAGAGGCACAGAATACAGATACTTGGCTAAAATGCAAGCTAAAAGGCCCTACACCACAGTTCTGTATTGGATGTCACCAACTATTGTCTCTGCAGTTGTCTTCATTGGATGTGTACTAATAAGAGGCACCCCATTGAACGCTGCGACAATATTCACAGTATTAGCAACTTTACGAGGTATGTCAGAGCCTATGAGGTGGATCCCCGAGTCACTTTCCTTACTAATTCAAGCCAAGGTTTCAGTAGATCGCCTCAACACATTTTTGCTTGAAGATGAGCTCAACGTGGAGGAAATGCAAGTTTCATCAAAGAGTTTAGACAAGAGCTCAAACAAATGTGTTGAAATACAAGGAGGTAACTTTAGCTGGGAGCCAGAATCTGCTGTTCTAGTACTAAAAGATATCAACTTGGAGGTTAAAAGGGGGCAGAAAATTGCAATTTGTGGTCCAGTTGGTTCTGGTAAAACATCACTCCTATACGCTATTCTCAGAGAAATACCAAAGATATCCGGATCA GTAAATGTGTTTGGATCCATTGCTTATGTTTCACAAGCACCTTGGATTCGGAGTGGAACCATTCGTGACAACATACTATGTGGAGAGCCAATGGATAGAACTAGATATGACATGGTTACAAAAGCATGTGCTTTAGATAAGGATATTAGCAGTTTCAACCATGGTGATCTCACGGAGATCGGTCAAAGAGGGAATAATTTGAGTGGTGGACAGAAGCAAAGAATTCAACTTGCCAGGGCAGTTTACATAGATGCTGATATCTATATTCTCGATGACTCTTTAAGTGCAGTGGATGTCCATACAGCTGCAGTCCTTTCCAAA AAATGTATATCGGCTACTCTCAAAGACAAAACTGTCATTTTCGTGACGCATCACCTTGAGTTCCTCACAGATGCTGACAAGATTCTG GTTATGGAAGGTGGACAGATAATGCAGGCAGGAAGTTTTGAGGAATTGCTGTCTGCTGGGACAACATTTGAACAGCTTGTGAATGCACATAAGAATGCAGTCTCTGAATTGGTCTCTCCAGAACATGGAAACAAAACTGAAACTCCAAACTCTAATGTAGATCAGTTTGAGGAGTCCGACGAGTGTTTCCCCTCTAAAGAAAACAATGATAGGGAGATTTTGGCAGGTGACcagttaacaaaaaaagaagagagggagATTTTGACAGGTGACCAGCTGACAAAAGTAGAGGAGAGGGAGATCAGCAAATTTGGGTTTAAACCACTTTTAGACTATCTTCGTGTATCCAAGGGCTCCCTTCTGTTCGGCTTAGTCATACTGTCCCGGATTGCCTTCTCCCTTTTTCAGGCTGGTGCAAGTTATTGGCTGGCACTAGCAATTCGAAATCCTAAAGTTTCCAATGGAATCTTAGTTGGAGTTTACACAGGAATTTCAATATCCAGTTTTCCTTTCGTATTTTTAAGGTCTTTTTTAACCGTCCTATTAGGATTGAAAGCTTCAAAAGCGTTCTTCTCAGGTATCAATAAGTCATTGTTCGAAGCTCCCATGCATTTCTTTGACACAACTCCGGTTGGAAGGATATATACTCGG GTTTCATCTGACATGAGCGCATTGGATCTTGATGTTCCTTTGAGCCTTGGCCACTTGGTCTCCACCACAGCTGACCTACTTGTGACAATAGCTGTAATGGCCTCTGTCACTTGGCCAGTACTTATTGTATCCATTCCAGCTGTTATGGCTGCAATATATGTTCAG GAATATTATGTATCGACAGGAAGGGAATTAATCAGAATTAACGGAACGACTAAAGCACCTATTATGAACTGTGCAGCCGAGACATCTCTTGGGGTGATCACCATTAGAGCTTTTAACATTAAGGAtatctttttcaaaaactatCTGAAGCTCATTGACACAGATGCAAGTCTTTCTTTTCATTCTAATGCTGCCGTGGAGTGGTTGATTTTACGTGTAGAGACACTGCAGAATCTGATTGTACTAACCGCTGCACTTCTAATTGTTCTGCTTCCTAGCAAAAACTTACCAG GGTTTGTGGGACTGTGTCTTTCTTATGCCCTATCTCTGAATAGTAGCCAAGTGCTCATGACTCGCTGCTATTGCGACTTGTCAAACTATATTGTATCTGTTGAAAGGATCAAGCAATTCATGTGCATAGCACCAGAACCTCCTGAAATTGTTGAAGGAATGAGACCGCCTTCTTCGTGGCCCGCTTATGGAAGAATAGAGTTGCATGATCTGAAG ATACGATATCGGCCAAATGCTCCTCTAGTTCTCAAGGGAATCTCCTGCACAATCATAGAAGGGACTAGAGTCGGAGTTGTTGGAAGAACCGGAAGTGGCAAGACTACATTAATCAGTGCTTTGTTTAGATTAGTAGAGCCAGAGAGTGGGAGAATTCTCATAGATGGACTTGATATCTGCAATATGGGGTTGAAGGATTTAAGAACAAAGCTTAGTATCATTCCTCAAGAGCCAACTCTTTTCAAGGGCAGTGTCAGGTCTAACTTGGATCCGCTAGGACAGTACCCTGATAATGAAATATGGGAG ACTATTGAGAAATGCCAGCTTAAAGATACAATCAGAAGTCTTCCTAACCTTTTGGATTCACCAG TTAGTGATGAGGGGGAGAATTGGAGTATTGGGCAGCGTCAACTTCTCTGTCTCGGGAGAGTTCTGCTTAGAAGGAACAGAATTATGGTGTTAGATGAAGCAACTGCTTCAATCGACGCGGCCACAGATGTTATTTTGGAAGGAATCATAAGGCAAGAGTTCTCAGGATGCACTGTGATTACAATAGCTCACAGAGTCCCCACAGTGATAGACAGTAACATGGTCATGGTCCTCTCGGATG GGGAAATTGTGGAGTTTGACGTGCCTTCAAAGCTTATGGAAACCAACTCGTCCTTTTCTAAGCTCGTGGCTGAGTACTGGTCCATTTGCAATAGAAACTCTCTGCAGAGTTCCCGCAGTCTTCAAAGAAATTCCCAGACAATCTAG